The following proteins come from a genomic window of Candidozyma auris chromosome 4, complete sequence:
- the LSC2 gene encoding succinate--CoA ligase (GDP-forming) subunit beta: MLSRVFRATKIQKRFLSLHEYRSAAILENAGVGVPKGFAATTPQGAFEAAQKLGTNELVIKAQALTGGRGKGHFDNGFQGGVKLISSPEEAKDLAEKMLNHKLITKQTGAAGKEVTAVYIVERRDAKTEAYLAILMDRSTQLPMIVASAQGGMDIEGVAAKDPSAIKTFPVDLNEGVTDKLANEVASVLGYSKEAIPEAAEAVKNLYKVFIEKDCTQVEINPLSETPDHKVLAMDAKLGFDDNAEFRQKEVFSWRDPTQEDPQEREAAEYGLNFIKLDGNIANIVNGAGLAMATMDIIKLYGGEPANFLDCGGTATPQTIEKAFELILSDKKVNGIFVNIFGGIVRCDYVAEGLIAATKNFKLDIPVVVRLQGTNMQKAKELINNSGLKLYPFEDLDPAAEKIVSLAPKA; the protein is encoded by the exons ATGTTGTCCAGAGTTTTTCGTGCCACGAAA attcaaaagagattCTTGTCTCTTCACGAGTACCGCTCTGCTGCCATCTTGGAGAACGCCGGTGTTGGCGTGCCAAAGGGTTTCGCTGCCACCACCCCTCAGGGCGCCTTTGAGGCTGCTCAGAAGTTGGGCACCAACGAGTTGGTCATCAAGGCCCAGGCTTTGACCGGTGGTAGAGGTAAGGGCCACTTTGACAACGGTTTCCAGGGCGGTGTCAAGTTGATCTCTTCTCCagaggaggccaaggaCTTGGCCGAGAAAATGTTGAACCACAAGTTGATCACCAAGCAAACCGGTGCCGCCGGTAAGGAGGTCACTGCTGTGTACATTGTCGAGAGAAGAGACGCCAAAACCGAGGCTTACTTGGCCATCTTGATGGACAGATCCACTCAGTTACCAATGATTGTTGCTTCTGCCCAGGGTGGTATGGACATTGAGGGTGTTGCCGCTAAGGACCCTAGCGCCATCAAGACCTTCCCTGTTGACTTGAACGAGGGTGTCACCGACAAGTTGGCCAACGAGGTTGCCTCTGTGTTGGGCTACTCTAAGGAGGCGATCCctgaggctgctgaggccGTCAAGAACTTGTACAAGGTGTTCATCGAGAAGGACTGTACTCAGGTTGAGATCAACCCATTGTCTGAGACCCCAGACCACAAGGTTTTGGCCATGGACGCCAAGTTGGGCTTTGACGACAACGCTGAGTTCAGACAGAAGGAGGTGTTCAGTTGGAGAGACCCTACCCAGGAGGACCCCCAGGAGCGTGAGGCTGCCGAGTACGGcttgaacttcatcaagttggaCGGTAACATTGCCAACATTGTCAATGGTGCCGGTTTGGCTATGGCCACCAtggacatcatcaagttgtACGGTGGTGAGCCAGccaactttttggactGCGGTGGTACTGCCACTCCTCAGACCATTGAGAAGGCGTTTGAGTTGATCTTGTCTGACAAGAAGGTCAACGGTATCTTCGTGAACATCTTCGGTGGTATTGTCAGATGTGACTACGTCGCCGAGGGTTTGATTGCCGCCACCAAGAACTTCAAATTGGACATCCCAGTTGTCGTGAGATTGCAAGGTACCAACATGCAGAAGGCCAaggagttgatcaacaacTCTGGTCTTAAGTTGTACCCATTCGAGGACTTGGACCCAGCCGCCGAGAAGATTGTGTCTTTGGCGCCAAAGGCTTAA
- the PUP2 gene encoding proteasome core particle subunit alpha 5 — protein MFLTRSEYDRGVSTFSPEGRLFQVEYSLEAIKLGSTAIGVSTSEGVILGVEKRVTSPLLESSSIEKIVEIDTHIGCAMSGLTADARSMIDHARVASLSHNLYYDEAMQVESLTQSVCDLALRFGEGASGEKRLMSRPFGVALLIAGIDENGPQLYHAEPSGTFYRYDAKAIGSGSEGAQTELQNEYHKSLTLKEAELLTLKILKQVMEEKLDCKNAQLASITKEGGFQVYDDEKTDKLIKELNETVTDDTQI, from the coding sequence ATGTTTCTCACAAGATCTGAGTACGACAGAGGCGTATCCACGTTCTCCCCTGAAGGCCGTCTATTCCAGGTGGAGTACTCTCTCGAAGCCATCAAGCTAGGGTCCACTGCCATTGGCGTGCTGACATCTGAAGGTGTGATATTGGGCGTGGAGAAGAGAGTCACGTCGCCACTCTTGGAGAGCTCTTCCattgaaaaaattgtagAGATTGACACGCACATTGGCTGTGCCATGTCGGGTTTGACGGCAGACGCTCGCTCGATGATAGACCACGCTAGAGTGGCGTCCTTGAGTCATAACTTATACTATGATGAGGCAATGCAAGTTGAGAGTTTGACTCAGTCGGTGTGTGATTTGGCGTTGagatttggtgaaggtgcTCTGggagagaagagattgatgTCTAGACCGTTTGGTGTGGCTCTTTTGATCGCTGGTATTGACGAGAACGGGCCTCAATTATACCACGCTGAACCCTCGGGAACATTCTATAGATACGACGCCAAGGCCATAGGCTCGGGCTCGGAAGGTGCTCAGACGGAATTGCAGAACGAATACCACAAATCCTTGACATTGAAGGAAGCAGAGCTCTTGACgctcaagatcttgaaacAGGTTatggaggagaagttggattGCAAGAACGCTCAATTGGCTTCGATCACCAAAGAGGGTGGCTTCCAGGTCTACGACGACGAGAAAACCGATAAGCTTATTAAAGAGTTGAACGAAACTGTCACCGACGACACGCAAATCTAA
- the APG7 gene encoding Apg7p, whose product MALRYTPLQSFVESSFFTELSDRKLNDYKLDSAPRPISGFMTSPLHLNKFNDKPIINLDYTSFEEPEDSETTNTVAGELLNVNTIEEFKSFDKLSSLKSWGEVLRKEMEQSDKGFTEKFYLLAFADLKKYKYYYWLAFPLLHSRWSLIESTNNNEYELQIEEYLKKKPSTFLSVQGDEIVAFNSSLDSSMFVYVDTCLNPDNWPSVQLRNWLYYLALKGHKCIKLLVYRNNGSSQTLKLALDEGFDIKEAPKVTGWERTVQGKLGPKLADLGSLINPSQLAEQAVDLNLRLMKWRVAPQLDLDIIKEQKVLLLGAGTLGSYVARALLGWGIRNVTFVDNGRVSYSNPVRQPLFAFKDCFSDGRQGAPKAERASAALKEIYPSVSSKGYNMTVPMIGHPVTEGSNMEENYNKLDELFGEHDVIFLLMDSRESRWLPTVMGLAHDKIVINAALGFDSYLVMRHASLSTENRLGCYYCNDVVAPSDSLSDRTLDQMCTVTRPGGALMASSIAVELLVSILQNPKKQHAPAGDSTKFGEVPHQIRGNLNTFHQSKLWAPAYKHCSACSKAVVEGYNGEKWEFVKRCLNDKSYLEEISGLRQVQEEAEKALEEFDFEDEVDDF is encoded by the coding sequence ATGGCCTTAAGATATACGCCCCTTCAGTCCTTTGTGGAATCTTCGTTCTTCACAGAGCTCTCGGACCGCAAGCTCAATGACTATAAGCTCGACTCTGCCCCTCGCCCGATCCTGGGGTTCATGACGCTGCCTTTACATCTCAACAAGTTTAACGATAAGCCGATCATCAATCTTGACTACACGAGTTTTGAAGAGCCTGAAGATAGCGAGACCACAAATACTGTCGCTGGGGAATTGCTCAATGTTAATACCATCGAGGAGTTCAAGCTGTTTGACAAGTTGAGTTCGCTCAAGCTGTGGGGAGAGGTGTTGAGAAAGGAGATGGAACAGAGCGATAAGGGATTTACGGAAAAGTTCTACTTATTGGCGTTTGctgatttgaaaaagtacAAATACTACTACTGGCTAGCCTTTCCCTTGCTCCACTCACGCTGGCTGTTGATCGAGCTGACGAACAATAACGAGTACGAACTTCAGATCGAAGAGTacctcaagaagaaaccttcGACATTTCTCTCGGTCCAGGGAGACGAGATTGTGGCCTTCAACAGCAGTTTAGACTCTTCGATGTTTGTTTATGTGGACACTTGCCTTAATCCAGATAACTGGCCTCTGGTTCAGCTCAGGAATTGGCTCTACTACCTTGCCCTTAAGGGTCACAAATGcatcaagcttttggttTACCGCAACAATGGTCTGTCTCAAACGCTCAAGTTGGCTTTAGACGAAGGTTTTGACATAAAAGAGGCACCTAAAGTGACCGGGTGGGAAAGAACGGTTCAGGGCAAGCTTGGGCCCAAATTGGCCGACTTGGGGTCGCTTATAAACCCACTGCAACTTGCCGAACAGGCAGTAGATCTAAATTTGCGCCTCATGAAGTGGAGGGTGGCGCCCCAGCTCGatcttgatatcatcaaagagcaaaaggTGCTACTTTTGGGTGCTGGCACCCTTGGTAGCTATGTGGCGAGAGCGCTCCTCGGCTGGGGTATCCGAAATGTTACTTTCGTGGATAACGGCCGTGTATCATACTCAAATCCAGTTAGACAGCCTCTTTTTGCTTTCAAAGACTGCTTCAGCGATGGTAGACAAGGAGCCCCCAAAGCCGAACGTGCTAGCGCAGCCCTCAAAGAGATTTACCCTTCGGTTTCTTCCAAGGGGTATAATATGACAGTTCCTATGATTGGGCACCCTGTCACAGAAGGATCCAATATGGAAGAGAACTACAATaagcttgatgagctttttggtGAGCACGATGTGATATTTTTGCTCATGGACTCTCGGGAGTCTCGCTGGCTCCCCACAGTGATGGGATTGGCACATGATAAGATTGTTATCAATGCTGCTCTTGGGTTCGACTCTTATCTTGTCATGAGACACGCTTCACTTAGTACAGAGAATCGCTTGGGCTGCTATTACTGTAACGACGTGGTTGCACCAAGTGACTCCCTTCTGGACAGAACTTTGGACCAGATGTGCACTGTGACACGTCCAGGTGGAgccttgatggcctcaTCTATTGCAGTAGAGCTTCTTGTATCGATTTTGCAGAATCCCAAAAAACAGCATGCACCTGCAGGGGACAGCACTaagtttggagaagttccCCACCAAATAAGAGGCAACCTCAACACATTCCACCAGTCAAAGCTTTGGGCACCTGCTTACAAGCATTGCAGTGCCTGCTCAAAAGCTGTTGTAGAGGGATATAATGGAGAGAAGTGGGAGTTTGTCAAGAGGTGCTTGAATGACAAGAGCTACTTGGAGGAGATAAGCGGGCTTCgacaagtacaagaagaagccgagAAAGCTCTAGAAGAATTCGACTTTGAGGATGAAGTCGATGATTTTTAG
- the NMD3 gene encoding ribosome-binding protein NMD3, with protein MSGYAPLQTQDSGPVATVLCCNCGVPMDGSSGLVMCYDCIKLNVDITEGIPREANISFCRNCERFLQPPGQWIRAQLESRELLAICLRRLKGLNKVRLIDASFIWTEPHSRRIRIKLTVQGEALQNTIVQQTFEVEYVVIAMQCPDCAKSYTANTWRAAVQIRQKVSHKRTFLYLEQLILKHNAHVDTISIQETKDGLDFFYSQRNHAMKMVDFLSAVAPIKSKRSEKLISIDTQSGSSSYKFTFSVDIAPICRDDLVVLPKKLAHQLGNITRLVICSKVTNSIQFLDPNTLQTADLPSNIFWRAPFPSLLDVTQLVEFVVLDVEPTGDVKGKNVLADITVCRASDLGVNDHSFYVRSHLGGILHPGDSCLGYYLTNTNINSDLWDSLDTDNTPEVVLIKKHYTRKSKKSKNRQWKLKRMAREHNDIVANDDSRQAKQEQERAERDYELFLQELEEDQELRQTINLYKAGNEPQPEETENEMDDMDDDDAPEIGIDELLDEIDGMTLE; from the coding sequence ATGTCTGGATACGCCCCTCTACAAACCCAGGACTCAGGTCCCGTGGCCACAGTTCTCTGCTGTAACTGTGGTGTACCCATGGACGGCCTGCTGGGGCTTGTGATGTGTTACGACTGTATCAAGCTCAATGTCGATATCACAGAGGGAATCCCCAGAGAAGCCAatatttctttttgcagAAACTGCGAGAGgtttttgcagccgccTGGCCAGTGGATCCGTGCGCAATTGGAGTCGAGAGAGCTTTTGGCAATTTGTCTCAGGAGACTTAAAGGGTTGAATAAGGTGAGGTTGATCGATGCCTCATTCATATGGACAGAGCCACACTCGAGGAGAATCAGAATCAAGTTGACCGTTCAGGGGGAAGCATTGCAAAATACTATTGTGCAGCAGACGTTTGAAGTCGAATACGTGGTGATTGCCATGCAATGTCCCGATTGTGCCAAGTCGTATACCGCCAACACTTGGAGAGCTGCTGTGCAAATCAGACAGAAAGTCTCCCACAAAAGAACATTTTTATACTTGGAGCagttgatcttgaagcatAACGCCCATGTGGATACCATTTCGATCCAAGAAACCAAGGATGGTCTAGATTTTTTTTACTCGCAAAGAAACCATGCAATGAAGATGGTGGACTTCTTGAGTGCTGTGGCCCCGATAAAATCGAAAAGATCCGAGAAACTCATCAGTATAGACACCCAGTCGGGCCTGTCTAGTTACAAGTTTACTTTCTCCGTGGACATTGCCCCCATCTGTCGTGACGACTTGGTGGTTCTCCCCAAGAAGCTTGCTCATCAGCTCGGAAACATCACTCGTCTTGTCATTTGCTCAAAAGTGACAAACTCTATCCAGTTTTTGGACCCCAATACCCTTCAGACAGCCGATCTTCCGTCGAACATTTTTTGGAGAGCTCCCTTCCCATCGCTTTTGGATGTGACCCAGCTTGTGGAGTTTGTTGTGTTGGATGTTGAGCCCACCGGTGACGTTAAAGGCAAAAATGTTCTTGCAGACATCACTGTTTGCAGAGCCAGCGACTTGGGCGTGAACGACCACTCATTTTACGTTCGTTCCCACCTCGGTGGGATTTTGCATCCCGGTGACCTGTGTCTCGGCTACTACCTCACCAACACCAATATCAATTCTGACCTTTGGGACTCATTGGACACAGACAACACCCCCGAGGTcgtgttgatcaagaagcacTACACGAGAAAGTCCAAGAAATCCAAGAACAGACAatggaagttgaagagaatggCTCGCGAGCACAACGACATTGTGGCCAACGACGACTCAAGACAAGCCAAGCAGGAACAAGAGCGTGCCGAAAGAGACTATGAGTTGTTCTTGCAGGAGTTGGAAGAGGACCAGGAGTTGAGGCAGACCATCAACTTATACAAGGCTGGCAACGAGCCGCAGCCCGAGGAGACGGAGAACGAGATGGACGACAtggacgacgacgatgcGCCAGAGATTGGAATTGATGAGTTGTTGGACGAGATCGACGGCATGACATTGGAATAA
- the GCN5 gene encoding histone acetyltransferase GCN5: MVDRKRGTAPSSETSTRKFRKGAHAERIRREEEAERNSKEASEKEKDEEEVRVKTEEDELEADGIEDDEAEKDASFVDSGDKSEESGEEENGKDGDVKTDENGQHDEHKNDNDDGEEADDDNDNEIDNENENENENENDGGDEDDEDEEEKRRITTFNFDGVEYSFKERPSVLEERDGKIEFRVVNNDNTKENLIVLTGLKNIFQKQLPKMPREYISRLVYDRSHLSMAVVRKPLTVVGGITYRPFDKREFAEIVFCAISSTEQVRGYGAHLMNHLKDYVRATSPVKYFLTYADNYAIGYFKKQGFTKEITLDKSVWMGYIKDYEGGTLMQCSMLPNRLRYLDSAKILLLQKAAIERKIKMRSKSHVVRPGLRVFKNAGPNFKLQAKDIPGLLESGWSEEMDKIAQKPKRGPHYNFMMTLLQELTNHPSAWPFAVPVNKEEVGDYYDVIKEPMDLSTMESKLENDKYESFEQFLYDCRLIFNNCRSYNAETTTYYKNATKLEKFLNKKIKESADYSHYLD, from the coding sequence ATGGTAGACAGAAAACGTGGAACCGCGCCGTCAAGCGAAACGTCCACTAGAAAATTCCGCAAAGGGGCACATGCTGAACGTATAAGGCGAGAGGAAGAGGCAGAACGCAATTCCAAGGAGGCGTCggagaaggaaaaagacgaggaggaggtgaGGGTCAAGACAGAGGAGGATGAGCTCGAGGCGGACGGAATCGAAGATGACGAAGCCGAAAAAGACGCATCCTTCGTTGACTCCGGTGAtaaaagtgaagaaagtggcgaggaagaaaatggGAAGGATGGGGATGTCAAGACGGATGAGAATGGGCAACATGACGAGCACAAAAACGACAACGATGACGGAGAGGAGGCCGACGATGATAATGACAACGAAATTGACAATGAAAACGAAAACGAAAACGAAAACGAAAACGATGGTGGcgacgaggatgatgaggatgaggaagagaaaagacgAATCACTACATTTAATTTCGACGGGGTAGAGTACTCCTTTAAAGAAAGGCCGTCTGTGCTCGAGGAAAGAGACGGCAAGATAGAGTTTCGTGTGGTGAACAACGACAATACGAAGGAAAACCTTATAGTACTCACGGGACTTAAAAacatctttcaaaagcaatTGCCAAAGATGCCTCGTGAGTATATTCTGCGATTGGTCTATGACAGATCGCATTTATCTATGGCTGTCGTGAGAAAACCTCTTACTGTTGTCGGAGGAATTACTTATAGACCTTTCGACAAGCGTGAGTTTGCTGAGATTGTGTTCTGTGCCATTTCATCCACCGAACAGGTTCGTGGTTATGGTGCCCACTTGATGAATCACCTCAAAGACTACGTCCGTGCTACGTCTCCAGTGAAGTATTTCCTTACCTATGCAGATAATTATGCCATTGggtacttcaagaagcaggGCTTCACCAAAGAAATTACTCTAGATAAGCTGGTGTGGATGGGCTACATCAAAGATTATGAAGGTGGTACTCTAATGCAGTGCTCTATGCTCCCAAATAGACTAAGATATCTTGACCTGGCGAAAATCTtacttttgcaaaaagcaGCTATAGAAAGGAAAATCAAGATGCGTTCCAAATCCCACGTGGTACGTCCTGGTCTCAGAGTGTTTAAAAATGCCGGACCTAATTTCAAACTCCAAGCAAAGGACATTCCGGGTCTTCTAGAAAGCGGATGGCTGGAGGAAATGGACAAGATAGCACAAAAACCGAAGAGGGGCCCACATTACAACTTCATGATGACACTTCTCCAGGAGTTGACCAACCACCCATCTGCTTGGCCATTCGCTGTTCCGGTtaacaaagaagaagttggagattATTATGATGTCATCAAGGAGCCCATGGATCTCAGCACCATGGAGCTGAAGCTCGAAAACGATAAGTACGAGTCATTTGAGCAGTTCCTATACGATTGTCGCTTaatcttcaacaattgcAGATCCTACAACGCTGAAACTACCACCTATTACAAAAATGCCACAAAACTCGAGAAATTTCTtaacaagaagatcaaagagAGCGCTGATTACTCGCACTACTTGGACTAG
- the SOL3 gene encoding 6-phosphogluconolactonase SOL3 has protein sequence MVTLYSNKESSDVAKAVGDYIIKIQDESIQKAGVFKVAVSGGSLGKVLKAALIDDPELSKRVKWDKWEVFFSDERIVPLDHAESNYGLFDEKVLSSLPAGSPKPKVHTIDASLITGSDGQTEGSDNAKDEAIAEEYGKLFANDAHLDLILLGCGPDGHTCSLFPGHPLLKENKALVALIKDSPKPPPRRITITFPVLSQAGNIAFVAEGEGKAPAIDEIFNKPESQLPCKFVNDLNVPVTWFVNDAALKNVNVTPSKY, from the coding sequence ATGGTAACTTTATACTCAAACAAGGAGTCTTCTGACGTGGCTAAGGCCGTTGGTGactacatcatcaagattcAAGACGAATCCATACAGAAGGCTGGAGTTTTCAAGGTTGCGGTATCTGGCGGATCGTTGGGAAAGGTGTTGAAAGCAGCCTTGATCGATGATCCAGAACTCTCCAAGAGAGTCAAGTGGGATAAATGGgaagtcttcttcagtgATGAAAGAATTGTTCCTTTGGACCACGCTGAGTCAAACTATGGTCTCTTCGACGAGAAAGTTCTCCTGAGCTTGCCTGCTGGGTCCCCTAAACCAAAAGTGCACACCATCGATGCTTCTTTAATAACTGGTTCTGATGGTCAAACTGAAGGCTCTGATAATGCCAAGGACGAGGCCATTGCCGAAGAGTACGGCAAGCTCTTTGCCAACGATGCCCATCTCGACTTGATTCTTTTGGGTTGTGGCCCTGACGGACACACATGCTCATTGTTCCCGGGGCATCCTTtgctcaaagaaaacaaagcCCTCGTTGCGTTGATTAAAGATTCTCCAAagcctccaccaagaagaatcacCATCACATTCCCAGTGTTGTCTCAGGCAGGCAACATTGCCTTCGTTGCAGAGGGTGAAGGGAAGGCCCCCGCGATTgatgagatcttcaacaagccAGAGTCTCAGTTGCCTTGTAAATTCGTGAACGACCTCAACGTTCCTGTGACATGGTTTGTCAATGACGCCGCCCTCAAGAACGTGAATGTGACTCCATCAAAGTATTAA
- a CDS encoding 2',3'-cyclic-nucleotide 3'-phosphodiesterase, with the protein MGLGVALWLCPKKNSGLSDKLSTLMGSLNTVFPGSPPRFDPHITISTNLAVDLDNPKDDVSKILSSCASALSVLPKSPQHEHWIRLGRVNSQRKYFQKLYFQVLEDPTLVSFARIVQEIFVLLPAKVDAEHKAKNPHLYHKDHSGNLVRRRPSTKSKKAEAPQEVEVDMRKLQQESAQQAAEWAVREYMPHLSLVYSDLHPIDNALWHTIRSRVSDYLGIDNCDSDEWNRTGNGISWDGGVLKLVLCEGDVNDWVVLGSVDV; encoded by the exons ATGG GCTTAGGCGTTGCATTATGGCTATgtcccaaaaaaaatctgGGGCTCCTGGACAAGTTGCTGACCCTTATGGGTTCGTTGAATACAGTGTTCCCCGGACTGCCGCCACGGTTCGACCCCCACATCACCATCTCCACCAATTTGGCCGTTGATTTGGACAACCCGAAAGACGATGTCAGCAAGATTCTATCTCTGTGTGCGTCTGCATTGTCCGTTCTTCCAAAGTCCCCTCAACACGAGCACTGGATCCGCTTGGGTAGGGTGAACAGCCAGCGAAAGTACTTCCAGAAATTATATTTCCAAGTGCTCGAGGATCCCACGCTAGTCTCGTTCGCTCGTATAGTGCAAGAGATCTTTGTGTTATTGCCAGCGAAAGTCGACGCTGAGCACAAGGCCAAGAACCCACACTTGTATCATAAGGACCACAGCGGGAATTTAGTGAGACGAAGGCCACTGACTAAGTCGAAAAAAGCAGAGGCGCCTCAGGAAGTTGAGGTGGATATGAGAAAGTTGCAGCAGGAGCTGGCTCAACAGGCAGCTGAGTGGGCTGTGAGAGAGTACATGCCACATTTATCTCTAGTGTACAGCGATCTCCACCCCATTGACAACGCCTTGTGGCACACTATTCGCCTGCGTGTGCTGGACTACTTGGGCATTGACAATTGTGACCTGGACGAGTGGAATAGGACGGGTAATGGGATCTCGTGGGATGGTGGAGTCTTGAAGTTGGTCCTCTGTGAGGGTGACGTCAACGACTGGGTGGTGCTAGGGTCTGTGGATGTATAG
- the MAD2 gene encoding spindle checkpoint protein MAD2 has translation MTVSPSKLALKGSSKVVVDFFEFAIHSILFQRGIYPPEDFITVRKYDLPMLVSCDNDVKDYISNIMSQLRKWIYGGRLSKLVLVIMNKATTEPVERWVFSVDIQSEGDGDVSEKPKEQMQREIQAIFRQITASVSYLPFLNDEEYTFNVLVYTDPSYDSRRIPSEWADTQGDGKLIVGEADSVNFSSFSTSNHQVGTSVSYKLG, from the coding sequence ATGACCGTGTCGCCGTCCAAATTAGCCCTCAAGGGGTCGTCGAAAGTCGTGGTGGACTTCTTCGAGTTTGCAATTCATAGCATACTCTTCCAAAGAGGCATTTACCCGCCTGAGGATTTCATAACCGTGAGAAAATACGACTTGCCTATGCTTGTCAGCTGTGATAACGATGTCAAAGACTATATCAGCAATATCATGAGCCAGCTCAGGAAATGGATATACGGAGGCAGGCTACTGAAGCTTGTTTTGGTGATAATGAACAAGGCTACCACCGAGCCGGTTGAGAGATGGGTGTTTTCGGTTGATATCCAGAGTGAGGGCGACGGAGACGTTAGCGAGAaaccaaaagaacaaaTGCAGAGGGAGATTCAGGCAATCTTCCGTCAAATCACGGCATCAGTATCGTATTTGCCTTTCTTGAACGATGAAGAGTATACATTCAATGTCTTGGTGTACACGGATCCTAGCTACGATAGTAGAAGAATACCTAGCGAGTGGGCAGACACTCAAGGTGATGGGAAATTGATTGTGGGTGAAGCAGACTCGGTcaatttctcttcatttaGTACAAGCAATCACCAGGTAGGTACCTCGGTAAGCTACAAGCTCGGTTGA
- the POR1 gene encoding porin POR1, with protein sequence MAPVAFSDIQKSSSDLLNKDFFHLNSAAVDVKSTAPNGVAFTVKGKTVKDNAIAASVEAKYADKATGLTLTQGWNNANTLSTKFELSELLTPGLKGELDTSVVPNGSKNAKLNFFYQQSAVNARLFFDLLKGPVATADLTVAHDGFTAGAELGYDIASAKLNKYSVGVGYANPLYTVAVTSTQNLSVFTAAYYHKVSPLVEAGAKATWDSVKSSNVNVEFATKYHLDSSAFVKAKVADSGLTALAYSQELRPGVRLGLGASFDALKLAEPVHKLGVSLSFTA encoded by the coding sequence ATGGCCCCAGTTGCGTTCTCCGATATCCAAAAGTCCTCTTCTGACTTGCTCAACAAGGACTTCTTCCACTTGAACTCCGCTGCCGTCGACGTCAAGTCCACCGCTCCTAACGGCGTCGCTTTCACCGTCAAGGGCAAGACCGTCAAGGACAATGCCATTGCCGCATCTGTCGAGGCCAAGTACGCCGACAAGGCCACTGGCTTGACCTTGACCCAGGGCTGGAACAACGCCAACACCTTGTCCACCAAGTTTGAGTTGTCTGAGTTGTTGACTCCTGGTCTCAAGGGTGAGTTGGACACATCTGTCGTGCCAAACGGCTCCAAGAacgccaagttgaacttcttctaCCAGCAGTCTGCCGTCAATGCCAGATTGTTCTTTGACTTGCTCAAGGGACCTGTCGCTACCGCTGACTTGACTGTCGCCCACGATGGCTTCACCGCCGGTGCTGAGTTGGGCTACGACATTGCCTCTgccaagctcaacaagtactCTGTTGGTGTGGGCTACGCCAACCCATTGTACACTGTGGCTGTCACCTCCACCCAGAACTTGTCTGTGTTTACCGCTGCCTACTACCACAAGGTGTCTCCTTTGGTTGAGGCTGGTGCCAAGGCCACCTGGGATTCTGTCAAGAGCTCCAACGTCAACGTGGAGTTCGCCACTAAGTACCACTTGGACTCGTCTGCTTTCGTCAAGGCTAAGGTTGCCGACTCCGGTTTGACTGCTTTGGCCTACTCTCAGGAATTGAGACCTGGCGTGAGATTGGGCTTGGGTGCCTCCTTCGACGCTTTGAAGTTGGCTGAGCCTGTTCACAAGTTGGGTGTCTCCTTGTCCTTCACTGCCTAA